From the genome of Staphylococcus haemolyticus, one region includes:
- a CDS encoding response regulator transcription factor, with protein MEGFHILLVEDDETIAKNLKQILQQKGAQVTLDRTGDSVFNVLNDVHIIIMDIMLPNNDGLSITDEIRSISTIPIIYLSARVDIDSKVKGLNNGDDYLTKPFNPRELISRINNLLTIHYADKEAQFYEFKVNAKDKIIKSNDGNQLSLTKTERRLFFYMYENRDLILTKDQIIDYVWQFESASENTLNAYVKKLRTKLLDSGTIIETIYGIGYRLNGG; from the coding sequence ATGGAGGGGTTTCATATTTTATTAGTAGAAGACGATGAAACCATCGCTAAAAATTTAAAACAAATATTACAACAAAAAGGTGCACAGGTGACATTAGATAGAACTGGAGATAGCGTTTTTAACGTATTGAATGACGTTCATATCATTATTATGGATATTATGTTACCCAATAATGATGGTTTGTCTATCACTGATGAAATAAGAAGCATTTCTACTATACCTATTATTTATTTATCAGCAAGAGTTGATATCGATTCTAAAGTTAAAGGTTTGAATAATGGCGATGATTACCTTACCAAACCTTTCAATCCGAGAGAACTTATTTCTAGAATTAATAATCTTTTAACTATCCATTATGCTGATAAAGAGGCTCAATTTTATGAGTTTAAAGTTAATGCTAAAGACAAGATAATCAAATCTAATGATGGGAACCAATTATCTTTAACTAAAACGGAACGTCGATTATTTTTCTATATGTATGAAAATAGAGATTTGATTTTAACTAAGGATCAAATTATTGATTACGTTTGGCAATTTGAATCCGCTTCTGAAAATACTTTGAACGCTTATGTAAAAAAATTAAGAACTAAGTTATTAGATTCTGGAACAATTATTGAGACTATTTATGGTATTGGTTATAGATTAAATGGGGGCTAA